A genome region from Tolypothrix sp. PCC 7712 includes the following:
- a CDS encoding PAS domain S-box protein — protein sequence MLISHYSILILEDSPEDRALYRSYLKQDTTATYDVVEVETGLEAWSYLGQNQPDLILIDYRLPDIDGLELLNKLRLKFDIFQLPAMMLTGLLDSAIAAQAIKSGACDYLIKEKLTQTGFCRAIHTVLEKTQLKRQIQMQEQQKLLLAQMLLRIRQFLRLEKILATAVQEVREFLGADRVIVYQFDCENNGKISAESVLPPWKSALNHHINDPCFRESQILAYGDGKIRAISDIHDAEFTACHIELLEQLAVKANLVVPILLNTEAQNQGDPTNQLWGLLIAHQCSNTRQWQTNELDLLQQLAVQLAVGIQQAELYEKLQNLNKSLEQKVKERTEQLQASEQRFRAIFNHSFQFAGLLTTAGIVLEVNQTALDFRGLQLEDVINRPLWEINWLTVAPTEENNLKQAIALAAQGEFIRYEVEILNADNQIVTIDFSIRPVKDESGKVIMLIPEGRDISEHKKAQKALQENQILLQVVMDSLPIAIFWKDRNCRYMGCNRQLLLDSGHSSIQEIIGKTDFEMVWREQAALYQADDRLVMESGQPKFNIEEPLTKVGNLHRWLRTNKIPLHNAEGEIIGVVASYEDITERKEIEQALQESERRYATLAASAPVGIYRADAQGNCLYVNERWCQETGLTRQEALGCGWLVALHPEDRELVESQWHRLIQTGERLCLEYRFVQLDGSETWVFGQAVPETDPEGKVIGYLGTITNITPSKQAEVALRRSQQLYRTLVDNFPNGTVALFDHDLRYLLIGGLELARSGLSKATMEGKTIWEIFPPEVCETFVPLFQKALAGESAIAEVPDQDKFYLIHHIPVRDEQGNVIAGIVMTQNITERKKSENALRDSEEKFRQFAENSRQVMLLRQVDSGELLYANLTYEQVWGRPRESLYANPDSWMAAMHPDDVPRIAAAYETARGKGFFSEEYRIIRPDGSIRWVWGRCFPIKDMAGNIYRIGAIGEDITERKQTEQERDRLLEILEQQNQTLEEEVTQRTAELRAIIDAIPDYLFVIDRQDMRIIYCNDSFAQELFQQPHEQIEGKTLFELFPDQKLEYFVQKNQQVFNSGKLLRIQETLNFLGRINTFDTIKVPLKRDNGEVYALVGTARNITAIKQLELELQHSKERFQNLVETSSDCVWETNEFGYYTYVSPQIINLLGYSPEEFIGKTPFDLMPQAEAQRVSQELIKFISLQVPFQCLENTNYHKDGRLVTLETSGVPIFDANKEFRGYRGMDRDVTARKLAEAQLYLTNEQLATSNTELARATRLKDEFLANMSHELRTPLNAILGMSEVLQDEILGTINDRQRQSLQTIERSGEHLLELINDILDLSKIEAGQLQLEYAPIAMRKLCESSLAFIKQQAGQKRIQLEVKIPPQLPKLLLDERRIRQVLINLLNNAVKFTPEGGRITLEVSRQQLIPEVENISLTSFIRIAIIDTGIGIAPENIKKLFKPFIQIDSALNRQYTGTGLGLALAKRIVELHSGKVGVSSELGVGSCFTVDLPCSNLWESSFEPVNSSPELNSTCEETVVDSPLILLVEDNEANVLTISSYLQAKGYKIILANNGQDAIALTKTRLPDLILMDIQMPGMDGIDAIKQIRLEQNFVNIPIIALTALAMPGDREKCLAAGANDYIPKPIKLNQLTTRIQKLLEVKD from the coding sequence ATGTTAATCTCCCACTACTCAATTTTGATTCTGGAAGATTCTCCAGAAGATAGGGCTTTATACCGTAGTTACTTAAAACAGGATACAACTGCCACCTATGATGTAGTTGAGGTGGAGACAGGATTAGAAGCATGGAGCTACCTAGGGCAGAACCAGCCAGATTTAATACTAATAGACTATCGATTGCCAGATATAGATGGCTTAGAATTGCTCAACAAGTTACGGCTAAAATTTGATATTTTCCAACTACCAGCAATGATGTTAACAGGGCTCTTAGATAGTGCGATCGCAGCCCAAGCCATCAAAAGTGGTGCTTGTGACTATTTAATCAAGGAAAAACTTACCCAAACTGGATTCTGCCGTGCCATTCATACCGTATTAGAGAAAACTCAACTCAAGCGGCAGATTCAGATGCAGGAGCAACAAAAACTGTTGTTAGCACAAATGCTACTCCGCATCCGTCAGTTTTTACGCTTAGAGAAAATTTTAGCAACAGCCGTGCAAGAGGTGCGAGAATTTCTGGGAGCAGATCGGGTAATTGTCTACCAGTTTGACTGTGAGAACAATGGCAAAATCTCTGCTGAATCAGTACTACCCCCGTGGAAAAGTGCTCTCAACCACCATATCAACGACCCTTGCTTTCGAGAAAGTCAGATACTAGCCTATGGTGATGGCAAAATTAGAGCAATTTCTGATATTCATGATGCTGAATTCACAGCTTGCCATATCGAATTATTAGAGCAATTAGCAGTTAAAGCTAATCTGGTTGTACCCATTTTGCTGAATACAGAAGCACAAAACCAGGGAGATCCGACAAATCAACTTTGGGGGTTACTAATTGCTCATCAGTGTAGTAATACTCGCCAGTGGCAAACAAATGAACTAGATTTACTTCAGCAACTGGCTGTGCAGCTAGCTGTAGGCATCCAACAAGCAGAACTGTATGAAAAACTGCAAAATCTCAACAAATCTTTAGAACAAAAGGTAAAAGAGCGAACAGAGCAATTGCAAGCGAGCGAACAAAGATTTCGGGCTATTTTCAATCATAGTTTTCAATTTGCAGGGCTATTAACAACTGCAGGAATTGTACTTGAGGTCAACCAAACAGCTTTAGATTTTCGGGGATTGCAATTAGAAGATGTGATCAATCGCCCCTTGTGGGAAATCAACTGGTTGACAGTTGCTCCTACAGAAGAGAACAATTTAAAGCAAGCGATCGCACTTGCCGCCCAAGGTGAATTTATCCGCTACGAAGTAGAAATTTTGAATGCAGATAATCAAATAGTCACCATAGACTTTTCTATTCGTCCGGTGAAAGATGAATCAGGAAAAGTAATTATGTTAATTCCTGAAGGACGAGATATTAGCGAACACAAAAAAGCACAAAAGGCACTCCAAGAAAACCAAATTCTCTTGCAAGTCGTCATGGATAGCCTACCCATAGCTATCTTTTGGAAAGATAGAAACTGCCGCTACATGGGATGCAACCGCCAATTACTTTTAGATAGCGGACATTCATCTATTCAAGAAATTATTGGCAAAACAGACTTTGAGATGGTATGGCGAGAGCAAGCAGCACTTTATCAAGCAGATGATCGCCTCGTCATGGAATCTGGTCAGCCTAAATTTAATATTGAAGAACCATTAACCAAAGTTGGTAATCTTCACAGATGGTTACGCACTAATAAAATACCATTACACAACGCTGAGGGTGAAATTATTGGCGTTGTCGCCAGCTATGAAGACATTACAGAACGCAAGGAAATTGAGCAAGCATTACAAGAAAGCGAACGACGCTACGCCACCCTAGCCGCATCCGCCCCCGTTGGCATTTACCGTGCAGATGCTCAAGGAAATTGTTTGTATGTCAATGAACGCTGGTGTCAGGAAACAGGCTTAACTCGCCAAGAAGCTTTAGGGTGCGGATGGCTAGTAGCTTTGCACCCAGAAGATAGAGAATTAGTTGAGTCCCAATGGCATCGCCTGATTCAAACAGGCGAAAGGTTGTGTTTAGAATATCGGTTTGTGCAACTTGATGGCAGTGAAACTTGGGTATTTGGGCAAGCTGTACCCGAAACAGATCCAGAGGGAAAGGTGATTGGTTATCTCGGCACAATTACTAATATCACTCCCAGCAAACAAGCAGAAGTAGCTTTGCGCCGCAGCCAACAACTTTATCGCACCCTAGTAGATAACTTTCCTAATGGTACAGTGGCGCTATTTGATCATGACCTGCGCTACTTACTAATAGGAGGCTTAGAACTTGCTAGATCAGGTTTGAGCAAAGCAACAATGGAAGGAAAAACAATTTGGGAAATCTTTCCTCCGGAAGTATGTGAAACATTTGTGCCGCTATTTCAAAAAGCACTAGCTGGGGAATCTGCGATCGCAGAAGTTCCCGATCAAGATAAATTTTACCTCATACATCATATTCCGGTGCGAGATGAACAGGGTAATGTCATTGCGGGTATCGTCATGACGCAAAACATCACCGAACGCAAAAAATCTGAGAATGCACTGCGGGATAGTGAAGAGAAATTCCGTCAGTTTGCCGAAAACAGCCGCCAAGTCATGTTATTACGTCAGGTTGACTCGGGAGAGTTACTTTATGCCAACCTGACTTATGAGCAAGTCTGGGGGCGACCCAGAGAAAGCTTGTATGCAAATCCTGACTCCTGGATGGCTGCAATGCACCCAGATGATGTACCGCGCATTGCTGCTGCCTATGAAACCGCAAGAGGCAAGGGATTCTTTAGTGAAGAGTACCGCATCATTCGCCCGGATGGCTCAATTCGGTGGGTTTGGGGCAGATGCTTTCCCATCAAAGATATGGCTGGGAATATTTATCGTATTGGAGCCATTGGGGAAGATATTACAGAGCGTAAACAAACAGAACAAGAGCGCGATCGCCTGCTAGAAATTTTAGAACAACAAAATCAAACTTTAGAAGAAGAAGTTACCCAGCGTACCGCCGAATTACGAGCTATTATTGATGCGATTCCCGACTATTTATTTGTCATAGATCGTCAGGACATGCGAATTATTTATTGTAACGATAGTTTTGCTCAAGAATTATTTCAGCAACCTCATGAGCAAATAGAAGGAAAAACTTTATTTGAACTGTTTCCAGACCAAAAATTAGAATATTTTGTCCAGAAAAATCAGCAAGTATTTAACTCGGGAAAATTGTTACGCATCCAAGAAACTCTGAATTTTTTAGGTAGAATTAATACTTTTGATACTATTAAAGTTCCCTTAAAACGTGACAATGGAGAAGTGTATGCCCTGGTAGGTACAGCCAGAAATATTACTGCCATCAAACAATTAGAATTGGAACTTCAGCACAGCAAAGAACGCTTTCAGAACCTTGTAGAGACATCTAGTGATTGTGTATGGGAAACAAATGAGTTTGGTTATTACACCTATGTGAGTCCGCAAATTATCAATCTTTTAGGATATTCTCCAGAGGAATTTATCGGCAAAACTCCATTTGATTTAATGCCACAAGCAGAAGCACAAAGAGTATCCCAGGAGTTAATAAAATTTATCTCTCTACAAGTTCCTTTTCAATGTTTAGAAAACACTAATTACCATAAAGATGGACGCTTAGTGACTTTAGAAACGAGCGGAGTTCCTATTTTTGATGCCAACAAAGAATTTCGCGGTTATCGCGGCATGGATCGCGATGTCACTGCACGCAAACTAGCAGAAGCTCAACTCTACCTCACAAACGAACAACTTGCTACTTCCAATACCGAACTCGCCCGTGCTACCCGCCTCAAAGATGAATTTCTGGCCAACATGAGTCATGAGCTACGCACCCCCCTCAATGCCATTTTGGGTATGTCGGAAGTGTTGCAAGACGAGATATTAGGCACAATTAATGATAGGCAAAGGCAGAGTTTGCAAACCATTGAACGCAGTGGAGAACATCTATTAGAATTAATTAACGACATCTTAGACTTATCTAAAATTGAAGCAGGGCAGCTACAATTAGAATATGCTCCCATAGCTATGCGTAAACTTTGCGAATCCAGTTTAGCGTTCATTAAACAACAAGCCGGACAAAAACGCATTCAGTTAGAAGTAAAAATTCCGCCACAACTACCAAAACTGTTGCTCGATGAACGACGCATCCGCCAAGTTTTGATTAACCTCCTCAATAATGCTGTAAAATTCACACCAGAAGGCGGGCGAATTACCTTAGAAGTGAGTCGTCAACAACTCATCCCAGAAGTAGAAAATATATCCCTCACAAGTTTCATTCGCATTGCCATCATTGATACAGGTATTGGGATTGCCCCAGAAAATATCAAAAAATTATTTAAACCCTTCATCCAAATTGATAGTGCTTTAAACCGTCAATACACTGGTACAGGATTAGGACTAGCGCTCGCCAAGCGGATTGTAGAATTACATAGCGGTAAAGTAGGGGTGAGTAGTGAACTAGGTGTAGGAAGTTGCTTTACTGTTGATTTACCCTGTAGCAATCTCTGGGAATCTTCTTTTGAGCCAGTAAACTCATCACCTGAGCTAAATTCCACCTGTGAAGAAACTGTAGTAGATTCACCCCTAATTTTATTAGTA
- a CDS encoding ATP-binding protein — translation MLQVNRLRLQVLTPDALNSLIVQVSSAIAILVGVFVLVGWSFDIEFLKCGCHGNIVTMKANTALGLILSGVSLWLAQKLNLNQGVQHRTFYHWCFRLCTVAVTLIGFLTVLEYVFGGNLGIDEFLFRDSPHAVLTLHPGRMGFNTALDFMLIGRALELLVHQKTHRSYWYAQILALIAGLISLQAVIGYAYQVNILYGTRYTTSMAIHTALTFLVLCLGIMWTHPNQGLMRVITSNTDSGLLSRRLLLAAIAVPFLLGWLIVQGQKAGGYDTAFAISLFAIIIMVIFVILIWQSAIVVERLSRQRDRVQGELKFYEEKLKSFFDANVIGILFGDIYGGIQQANDEFLAMVGYTRADLLAGRISWSQITPPEYLHLDEQSIAEAKANANGACTPYEKAYIRKDGSLIPVFVGFVLTGENREEAVAFIINLSERQQAREQIVELNKNLQRRVTELQTLLDVIPIGIGIAEDSECRNIKANPAFAKKLGISPDNNASLIAPIGEKPGFKIYREGKEVPIEELPMQYCTIHGVEVLDYEFDIVQEDGTSLTLVEYVAPLFDEDGNTRGCIGAFLDITERKQNAQVLRNQQRWLEDVLNLMPRPLLFIEPGTAKVTFANRAADELAGGEFPKGIPVSEYDQYYHFTDANGDRIPNEQMPGVRVARGERLHGLEVDWHTSQGVRSLLVYADTMPAMHGYPATCLLVFQDITNIKDVEKALSINNQRLKLLFHTANELLSSQNPVALVDSLFRKIAEQINLDLYLNYLIEDNSGVMRLASSTGISPELTKEIEYLAIGAAVCGTTAQTRCQTALENVQASTDPKTELIRALGIKAYFSYPLMAQGQPLGTLSFGSRTRTRFTENQKGMMQAVCDQIAIAMERARLISSLQQQTEQLQEANRMKDEFLAILSHELRSPLNAILGWAQLLRSRNLNPTQTAKALETIERNAKAQTQLIEDLLDISRMIRGKLRLTVATCNLITIIKSGLETLSLAAQAKDINLHFTIQENSSKTYSLSELSAVPKLDAEFLVSGDAERLQQIIWNLLSNAIKFTAPGGQVDIKLGKIEEKFQGNFTSYAQIQVIDTGIGISAEFLPYVFDRFRQADSSSTRMHGGLGLGLAIVRHLVELHGGTVQVDSPGEQQGATFTVKLPLLSTAKGDICLPPSSEADSSLLLNASLAGIRVLIVDDEEDSREFIATVLQQVQAEVQTAASAPEAMQLISQWQPDVIVSDIGMPKEDGYSFIRKVRSLPPEQGGNIPAAALTAYARAEDRRRAIQEGYQLHLPKPIEPAELATVVASLVGRG, via the coding sequence GTGTTACAAGTAAACCGCTTGCGTTTGCAAGTTCTCACTCCAGATGCCCTTAACTCTTTAATAGTACAAGTAAGCAGTGCGATCGCCATTTTGGTAGGTGTATTTGTACTCGTTGGTTGGAGTTTTGACATTGAATTTCTCAAATGTGGCTGTCATGGCAATATAGTCACGATGAAGGCTAATACAGCCTTAGGTTTAATCCTATCTGGTGTGTCGCTGTGGTTAGCCCAGAAATTAAATCTCAATCAAGGTGTTCAGCATCGCACCTTCTACCACTGGTGTTTTCGGCTGTGTACGGTAGCAGTCACGTTAATTGGTTTCTTAACAGTTTTGGAATATGTATTTGGGGGAAATCTGGGAATTGACGAGTTTTTATTCCGTGATTCACCCCATGCTGTATTGACATTGCATCCAGGGAGAATGGGGTTTAACACTGCACTCGACTTTATGCTCATTGGGAGAGCATTAGAGTTGTTGGTGCATCAAAAAACCCATCGTAGCTATTGGTATGCCCAAATTCTCGCCCTCATAGCCGGTTTAATTTCTCTCCAGGCGGTAATTGGCTATGCCTATCAAGTCAACATTTTATATGGAACCCGTTACACAACCTCAATGGCGATACACACAGCACTGACATTTCTGGTGCTGTGTCTGGGAATAATGTGGACACATCCAAACCAAGGATTAATGCGAGTAATCACAAGCAATACCGACAGTGGTTTATTGTCCCGGCGGTTATTATTGGCGGCGATCGCAGTACCTTTTTTACTGGGGTGGTTAATTGTTCAGGGACAAAAAGCTGGCGGTTATGATACGGCCTTTGCTATATCGCTGTTTGCCATAATTATTATGGTAATTTTTGTGATTTTAATCTGGCAAAGTGCAATTGTTGTGGAACGCCTCAGTCGTCAGCGCGATCGCGTTCAAGGTGAACTCAAATTTTACGAAGAAAAACTCAAAAGCTTTTTCGACGCAAATGTCATTGGGATTTTGTTTGGCGATATTTATGGCGGTATCCAACAGGCGAACGACGAATTTTTGGCGATGGTTGGTTACACGCGAGCAGATTTATTAGCTGGGAGAATTAGTTGGAGTCAGATCACACCCCCAGAATATCTGCATTTAGATGAGCAAAGTATCGCCGAAGCCAAAGCCAATGCTAACGGTGCTTGTACGCCATACGAAAAAGCATATATCCGCAAAGATGGGAGTTTGATTCCGGTATTTGTCGGTTTTGTACTCACAGGAGAAAACCGTGAAGAAGCTGTGGCATTTATTATTAATTTAAGCGAACGCCAACAAGCTAGGGAACAAATAGTAGAACTCAATAAAAATCTTCAGCGCCGCGTCACTGAGTTACAGACGTTACTTGATGTCATTCCCATAGGTATTGGCATTGCTGAAGATTCAGAGTGCCGCAACATCAAAGCTAACCCAGCTTTCGCCAAAAAATTGGGAATTTCCCCAGATAACAACGCCTCCTTAATTGCCCCAATAGGCGAAAAACCGGGTTTTAAAATTTACCGCGAAGGTAAAGAAGTTCCCATCGAAGAACTGCCGATGCAGTACTGCACAATTCACGGTGTAGAAGTACTGGATTATGAATTTGATATTGTCCAGGAAGATGGTACAAGTTTGACGTTAGTGGAGTATGTAGCACCTCTATTTGACGAAGATGGTAATACTAGAGGCTGCATTGGGGCATTTTTAGATATTACAGAACGCAAGCAAAACGCCCAGGTGCTGCGAAATCAGCAAAGATGGCTAGAAGATGTACTCAACCTCATGCCCAGGCCATTGCTATTTATTGAACCGGGGACAGCAAAAGTTACCTTCGCCAATCGTGCGGCTGATGAACTAGCTGGGGGCGAATTTCCCAAGGGTATCCCAGTATCAGAATACGATCAATATTACCATTTTACCGATGCCAATGGCGATCGCATTCCTAATGAGCAAATGCCAGGGGTACGCGTTGCTAGGGGCGAACGTTTGCATGGTTTGGAAGTAGACTGGCATACCAGCCAAGGTGTGCGTTCCCTACTAGTATATGCCGATACTATGCCAGCAATGCATGGTTATCCTGCCACCTGTTTATTAGTTTTCCAAGATATTACCAATATTAAGGATGTAGAAAAAGCCTTATCGATTAATAATCAACGGCTGAAGTTACTATTTCATACCGCCAATGAATTGCTATCTAGCCAAAACCCTGTAGCTTTGGTAGATAGTTTATTCCGCAAAATTGCCGAGCAAATTAACTTAGATTTATACCTGAATTATTTAATTGAAGATAACTCTGGGGTCATGCGTCTCGCTTCATCCACAGGCATTTCCCCAGAACTAACCAAGGAAATAGAATATCTAGCCATAGGTGCAGCCGTATGCGGCACTACCGCCCAAACCCGTTGTCAAACAGCATTAGAGAACGTCCAAGCATCAACCGATCCCAAAACAGAATTAATTCGCGCCCTCGGGATTAAAGCTTACTTTAGTTACCCCTTAATGGCTCAAGGACAACCTTTAGGAACCCTATCCTTTGGTTCCCGTACCCGCACCCGCTTCACAGAAAATCAAAAAGGCATGATGCAAGCAGTATGCGATCAAATTGCGATCGCTATGGAACGCGCCAGGTTAATTAGTTCCTTACAGCAACAAACCGAGCAATTACAAGAAGCCAACCGCATGAAGGATGAATTCTTGGCGATATTGTCCCACGAATTGCGATCGCCCCTCAATGCTATCCTCGGTTGGGCACAATTGCTGCGTTCCCGCAACCTCAACCCCACGCAAACAGCCAAAGCCTTAGAAACCATCGAACGCAACGCCAAGGCGCAAACCCAGCTAATTGAAGACTTGCTGGATATTTCCCGCATGATTAGAGGTAAATTGCGCCTCACAGTTGCGACTTGCAATCTGATTACCATCATTAAATCAGGCTTAGAAACTCTCAGCCTCGCCGCCCAAGCCAAAGACATCAATTTGCACTTTACCATCCAAGAAAATAGCAGCAAAACCTATAGCCTCAGCGAATTGAGCGCAGTGCCAAAGCTGGATGCAGAATTTTTAGTATCTGGGGATGCGGAACGTTTACAACAAATTATCTGGAATTTGCTCTCCAACGCCATCAAATTTACCGCTCCTGGCGGTCAGGTAGACATCAAGCTAGGTAAAATTGAGGAGAAATTCCAAGGTAATTTCACTAGTTACGCCCAAATTCAGGTAATTGACACCGGAATAGGCATTAGTGCTGAATTTCTCCCCTACGTATTCGATCGCTTCCGCCAAGCTGACAGTTCCAGTACCAGAATGCATGGCGGATTAGGGCTAGGATTAGCCATCGTCCGTCATTTAGTCGAGCTGCATGGTGGTACAGTCCAAGTTGATAGCCCAGGGGAACAGCAAGGGGCAACTTTTACTGTTAAATTGCCACTTTTGTCAACAGCTAAAGGAGATATTTGTTTACCTCCCAGCAGCGAAGCCGATTCCAGCTTACTCCTCAACGCCTCCCTAGCTGGTATACGCGTCCTGATTGTAGACGACGAAGAAGATAGCCGCGAATTTATTGCCACCGTACTGCAACAAGTGCAAGCCGAAGTCCAAACCGCCGCATCCGCCCCAGAAGCAATGCAGCTAATTAGCCAATGGCAACCCGATGTGATTGTCAGCGATATTGGGATGCCAAAGGAAGACGGCTACTCCTTCATCCGCAAAGTGCGATCGCTCCCCCCAGAACAAGGCGGAAATATCCCCGCCGCCGCCCTCACCGCCTACGCCAGGGCTGAGGATAGAAGGCGCGCCATTCAAGAAGGTTATCAGTTACATTTACCCAAACCCATCGAACCAGCAGAGTTAGCCACAGTCGTCGCTAGCTTGGTGGGGAGGGGGTGA